The genomic stretch CCTGAGTTGCCATATAGCCGACAAAGCTGACGAAATGGGGAAACTTGGCAATAACTTCAGCAACATCCATACCTCGGAATTCAGCATTACTCACCCCATAGCAGCGCGTACCAATCCGAACCTCTGTGCCAACTGTCACCGTGAAAACAGATTCTGCACCGACTGTCACGACAAATTCCGCCGTAACGACCTTGGGATGGAGTCGCACCGCCGTAACTTCAGTGCGCTCCAGACTGGGCCATTGGCACAAAGTCACGATCAATTCACTGAGGCTGATTGCAAGACCTGCCATGTGAATTCCATTATCCCGACTCACGAATGGTCAACTGCGCACGCGCGCGAAGCACGCAAGAACTTAGCGACGTGCCAGGCTTGCCATCCGAGCGGAGACACCTGTGTGAAATGCCACAGCGCACGGAGCGGACTTGGCATTAGCCCACATCCGAAAAACTGGAATAAAATTAAAGGTCGCCTCGAAAGAGCCAGCGGTGGCGCAACCTGTAGTCGCTGCCACTAAAACCTGAAGGAGTAATGAAGAATATGAAACGGAAAACTCTGTTACAGAGCACCATGGTTGGTGTTTTAAGCGCACTCCTACTGAGCGGTTGTGGTGGTGGAGGCAAGGGGAGCGGTGGAACTGCACCAGTTGGTCCCATCAGGACACCTGCTGGAGTAGTGATATCAGTTGATAATGCTACTGCAACACTTGATACGAACGATGAATTTATGCAGACATTTATGGATGCTGCCGATCCGCAGCCTGGTATTGCGACAACCATTACCTTGCAGAGTAACCCTGTGGCGGCCAGCGTTGCGGCTGTGTCGACCACAAACCCTTTTGCTGATATTGCCGCAAACGAAATCAGCTTTACCCTCGCACGGTTGGTAACGCACGCTGATGGAACAAAGCAATAGCGCAGTTATGTGAGCCGCACCGAAACTGCTGATACGAATGATTTTCCCAATGGCCTAAGCAGTGCACTGCAAGCAACGGCTGTTGCAGGTACAGCGGGGGCGCTGAGTGTTGAAAACAAAGGTGGTAATGCGGTTGCCATCAAATTCCAATTCCCCAAAACACTGAGTGAATATGACAACGTTGCATTTGATAAATATGCTGTTCATCGTATAGGCATTCAGATTAACACCAATGCTACCAAGGGGAGAACAAATGCGATCAATATCGCGTATGACTTTGTTCCTGCCGATCTCAGCACTCCAGCAGACAGTGCACGGCGCGAAGTAGCCAAAACTGCAACGTGCCTTGAGTGCCATGAAAAAGGGAGCTTCCGCATTCACGGTGGTAACCGCGTAGATGTGGCGTATTGCGTGACGTGTCACAACCCCTATACCACCGACGCCCAAAGCGGCAACAGCCTTGATATGACGCAGATGATTCACAAAATTCACATGGGGCATAAACTGCCGAGCCTCGTGGAGGACAGTAAAGAATATGCCATTTACGGCTACAATATGAGTAAGCACACCTACGCCACATTCGATTCACCTGAATGGGGAGGCGTGAAGTATGCCGGAGCTGAACCTGCTGGTGTCGTGTATCCGGCGTGGCCATATGGACATGGAACGGCACAGCCTATGAATTGTGCCAAGTGCCACCGTGGCGACACTGTCGAAGCTAACGACACGGGTGTTACTGCTGCGGGTAATAACTGGAAAACCAATCCCAGTTATCGCGCCTGCTTTAGCTGTCATGATGGGGAGTCAAGTCAGCAAAAGCCATTTGTCGCTGGTAGCACAACATTTCTCCATGGAAACTTTACTGAAGGCACTGCTGGTGGTGCCTGCATTGGTTGTCACAATGCGACAACAACCGATGTAAAGCTCAACATCACTACCGCTCACGCAACCCTTGGGAAAACACCACTGAACCCTACGCAAGGCTATAAAACCTCTGCTGGAGTGCAGCGCGACTTGTACTCGTTCGAGTATCGTATCCACGGCGTAACCACAGAATCAAATGACTCTGTACCCAAAATCCATTTTAGTATTCTCATCAACCGTGGCGATACAACCGACACGATGGACTTATTTGCCAATAATGCTGAACTAACTGGCGGCCCCACGTTCTTGGTAGCGTATGCCCAGCCAGATGCGTTAGCAACAACACCGGCTGATTGGAATCAGCAGGGCAAAAGACAGGGGCAACCGCAAACGGTAGCGCTCAGTAGTCTTGTGGCTGGTGCTGCTGGTGACACGCTCGAGCGTCAGGCAGATGGCACCTATATCGCAACCCTGAACTCCGCTCCGTTCCCCGCTGGCGCGACCATGAAAG from Chrysiogenes arsenatis DSM 11915 encodes the following:
- a CDS encoding cytochrome c3 family protein — protein: MQCHDQPRTRNIPDCLSCHIADKADEMGKLGNNFSNIHTSEFSITHPIAARTNPNLCANCHRENRFCTDCHDKFRRNDLGMESHRRNFSALQTGPLAQSHDQFTEADCKTCHVNSIIPTHEWSTAHAREARKNLATCQACHPSGDTCVKCHSARSGLGISPHPKNWNKIKGRLERASGGATCSRCH
- a CDS encoding OmcA/MtrC family decaheme c-type cytochrome — encoded protein: MSRTETADTNDFPNGLSSALQATAVAGTAGALSVENKGGNAVAIKFQFPKTLSEYDNVAFDKYAVHRIGIQINTNATKGRTNAINIAYDFVPADLSTPADSARREVAKTATCLECHEKGSFRIHGGNRVDVAYCVTCHNPYTTDAQSGNSLDMTQMIHKIHMGHKLPSLVEDSKEYAIYGYNMSKHTYATFDSPEWGGVKYAGAEPAGVVYPAWPYGHGTAQPMNCAKCHRGDTVEANDTGVTAAGNNWKTNPSYRACFSCHDGESSQQKPFVAGSTTFLHGNFTEGTAGGACIGCHNATTTDVKLNITTAHATLGKTPLNPTQGYKTSAGVQRDLYSFEYRIHGVTTESNDSVPKIHFSILINRGDTTDTMDLFANNAELTGGPTFLVAYAQPDALATTPADWNQQGKRQGQPQTVALSSLVAGAAGDTLERQADGTYIATLNSAPFPAGATMKAIALQGYFQQTVGSESVRLATRSVVHFVDGITERRRVVDETKCLSCHDTIAFHGGNRVDNPQVCVICHNPALTSSGHTLPLLATDSSDRVGMFRTASDRLRAETSNNFKELIHGIHAGNLLGVRNQNNNPTPYDFNHNLFGNSGVAQIFGTDCTKCHITETYYPREGQGVLATVNNVRADTTDEDSSDSLRAAMASITNSADRMTTAYGASCATCHISSAAKTHMQQYGAQFAVRRDALNPALESCARCHGKDEYMDVRSAHRF